One stretch of Natronobacterium gregoryi SP2 DNA includes these proteins:
- a CDS encoding glycosyltransferase family 4 protein yields the protein MRVAFVSFETIHHRDTETKRRLQTILTLLQNAGHDVHVYCARFWEGDCSTFERNGITYHGLGSDLEARYAFVARLPVALASLRPDVVHTIPEPPGQVLAANWGATLARAPLVLEWCGTEELPANRVMRWALPKPDCIITPSELVTTWVMERGVDEHGVDVVPNPIDVDRIRETPVGEDVDVIYSRRLDEGANLESLFLALAEYRDRDWTATVLGDGPERDTYERLASDLRIENRVTFAGNCSLEERIAAYRGAHVFAQTAEYCVFPSEMLWAIASGCVGIVEYHVNSSAHELVEGWDRGFRTTSEEELADAIVEAGDLERREFDEAFDEYDKDAVLEQYLTTYERLQESSGVL from the coding sequence ATGCGCGTCGCATTCGTCTCGTTCGAAACGATCCACCACCGGGATACCGAGACGAAGCGGCGACTCCAGACTATTCTCACGTTGCTCCAGAACGCCGGTCACGACGTTCACGTCTACTGTGCCCGATTCTGGGAAGGAGACTGCTCGACGTTCGAACGCAACGGCATCACCTACCACGGACTCGGCTCTGATCTCGAGGCGCGATACGCGTTCGTCGCCCGACTCCCCGTCGCTCTCGCATCGTTACGACCTGACGTCGTCCACACGATTCCCGAGCCCCCGGGACAGGTACTCGCGGCAAACTGGGGTGCAACGCTCGCCCGCGCACCACTCGTTCTCGAGTGGTGTGGCACAGAGGAACTGCCGGCCAACCGGGTGATGCGCTGGGCGCTGCCCAAACCTGATTGCATCATTACGCCGTCGGAGCTCGTCACCACCTGGGTCATGGAACGCGGCGTCGACGAGCACGGCGTCGACGTCGTTCCGAACCCGATCGACGTCGACCGAATCCGAGAGACACCGGTCGGCGAAGACGTGGACGTGATCTACTCGCGACGACTCGACGAGGGGGCAAACCTCGAGAGCCTCTTCCTTGCACTCGCGGAGTACCGTGACCGCGACTGGACCGCAACGGTCCTCGGCGACGGCCCAGAGCGAGACACCTACGAACGTCTGGCGAGTGACCTTCGGATCGAGAACCGCGTCACGTTCGCTGGCAACTGCTCGCTCGAGGAACGGATCGCGGCCTATCGGGGCGCACACGTCTTCGCCCAGACCGCCGAATACTGCGTCTTCCCCTCCGAAATGCTGTGGGCGATCGCCTCGGGCTGTGTCGGCATCGTCGAGTATCACGTCAACTCGAGTGCCCACGAACTCGTCGAAGGCTGGGATCGAGGGTTTCGAACCACCAGCGAGGAGGAACTCGCAGACGCCATCGTCGAGGCGGGCGACCTCGAGAGACGCGAGTTCGACGAGGCGTTCGACGAGTACGACAAAGACGCCGTTCTCGAGCAGTACCTGACGACGTACGAGCGCCTGCAGGAGTCGTCGGGCGTTCTCTGA